Proteins encoded within one genomic window of Apis mellifera strain DH4 linkage group LG1, Amel_HAv3.1, whole genome shotgun sequence:
- the LOC409288 gene encoding tribbles homolog 2 — protein sequence MRVTAAVRQHSIHLQVARTNNGKFLVCPNNNQDISQQPTNDETNSVPAVVFPSYEPLPTDHHGPTILGDRYLLLGPAEGSALYRCVDVHSGQQLVAKALTVGDKGCEALLQAHLRLEGTGAASGVAGVVEAPGGRRYLLLEGHHGDLHAYVRARRRLREPEARRLFRQAARAVATCHEYGVVLRDLKLRKFVFADEARTRLRLESLEDAVIVEGDNDKLTDRRGCPAYVAPEVLRSGRAYSGKAADIWSLGVLLYTMLVGRYPFNDAEHASLFAKISRGQFAVPEGLSPRARCLIRSLLRKEPSERPYAEDVPRHPWLAKPLRVCTTSSRSSCQDQIVPELPNNSQD from the exons ATGAGAGTGACAGCCGCTGTCAGACAGCATTCTATTCATCTACAAGTGGCTCGAACCAACAATGGAAAGTTCCTGGTCTGCCCGAACAATAATCAGGACATCAGTCAACAGCCAACGAATGACGAGACGAACTCGGTGCCAGCAGTTGTCTTCCCTAGTTATGAACCATTGCCTACCGATCATCATGGACCTACCATACTTGGCGATCGGTATCTACTTCTTGGACCAGCCGAGGGGAGCGCTCTATACCGATGCGTCGATGTACATTCTGGTCAACAACTCGTCGCAAAG GCGCTGACCGTAGGCGATAAAGGTTGCGAAGCACTACTACAAGCTCACCTTCGATTAGAAGGTACTGGAGCGGCGAGCGGTGTCGCAGGTGTGGTGGAAGCACCTGGAGGTCGACGCTATCTCCTGTTGGAGGGTCACCACGGTGACCTGCACGCCTACGTAAGGGCGCGCAGGAGACTGCGGGAACCAGAAGCGAGGCGGCTTTTCCGGCAAGCGGCCAGAGCCGTGGCTACGTGTCACGAGTATGGGGTCGTGCTTAGAGACCTGAAACTCAGGAAATTTGTTTTCGCCGATGAAGCAAG aACACGACTTCGTTTAGAAAGCCTGGAAGATGCAGTAATCGTTGAAGGTGACAATGACAAACTGACTGATCGACGGGGTTGCCCAGCCTATGTGGCACCGGAAGTATTACGTTCAGGACGAGCCTATTCTGGCAAAGCAGCTGACATCTGGTCACTTGGTGTATTACTTTATACAATGTTGGTCGGCCGTTATCCATTTAACGATGCTGAGCATGCATCTCTGTTCGCGAAAATCTCACGTGGCCAATTCGCAGTACCAGAAGGTCTGAGTCCACGTGCTCGATGTCTGATCCGTTCATTGCTGAGAAAAGAACCGTCCGAGAGGCCATACGCGGAGGACGTACCGAGGCATCCATGGCTTGCAAAACCATTACGAGTCTGTACTACATCTAGCAGGTCCTCATGTCAGGATCAAATTGTACCAGAACTACCTAATAATTCTCAAGACTGA